The genomic segment TACCAGTGTGGTGTGAGTGGGACTCAGCAAACCATAACAGGAGAGAACGCTGATCTGGCAGAATCCCAATCATGCCACATGTCTGAAAGCATTTGTCTCTTCCCCTTTTAAGAGTTTCtgtatttccttcaaaattttgCTTAGTTGCCATTTCTATCTGTTCCTCTAAGAGACTTAATAGTTTCTGATGACGCCAGAGGGGTCTTTGAAGAGTGCTCTTATTAACTAGTTTGCCTTGTGTTGCTTTACAATTTCAAGTGTCTAATCTCTTATTCTTCATTACAAGTAAAGATACAACAGGGCTGTAGGTAGAAAAATGGAATAAGGAGCAACATGATCTCTGATTCATCCAGTTTCCTAAACATTAACTACCCTCTTATGATGACTGGAAGTTTGTTCTTGGAAGACACATTCATATGTAGTATAGATGCAAACGTGTCAAGCATGATGAAGAACAATGAGGAAtcataaaaaatgagaaacttgAAAGCAATATTCACATTTGAGTGTGAGAGGCACAGAGCCCTACTACTCAACTCCAAGAACACTGGCACCCATCACGTATTCCTCCAGGATGTGGATTGGTGGATTCTTTCTGGAAAGATTGGCATCCCAGTAAGGATGCAAACAATGAAGGCAGTAGGTCCCTACACATCACTCAGAGTGAATGCTTCTGATTGGTGAGACTCACTCACCGCTGGAATTTCAAATCAGCTTTTAAAGACTTTctcttaagaaagaaataaaagtcaaaggTAGCAAGACATTTgagaaatggattaaaattaaggaaaatgagaaagaaagctataaaaataaataactgaagttAACATGTTATGCAAACAATACACGGAACAGCATagtttgtataaatatatattattttgattcTACCTTCCTTCATTGTGTTATAAGTATAATGGAAAAACATTACTTGGGTTAGGATGAGTGTATCTATAAATTGTACATTCACACAAGTGTTCTCTAGATACTATAATTTCGggccaaaacattttttaatattacgtATCTTTACATTAAGTCTTTAATATTTCAAGTactgaaaggaaacaaataataaatagcacacatttggtagaaacaaaacatgaaaatttgtttcagttttcacattcaaaaatgaataaataattgaacCATGAAATCTGTTTAGACAGTCATTTGATTTTAGTACgttaatttgaaaacatttatctcaaattcatttctttaaagtcCACTTTATTATACTCGCATTATGCAATGTGAGTATCCACATGGCTCCAAGAAGAAAAGGTACATCCGAATAGGGGAAAGTTACTCAAACCAGAACCAATTGGATTTAAGGAATACTGAGATTCCCAAAACATACTTCTCTTTCTTATAGAGTTACTTGGCTTCCTGTATCTTATTCATAATTCTGAATACTGGTTTCTTCACTAAAAACTGGCTGCACTAACTTAccacatacattttaattaaagttaaataatgtttatgattatttaaaaattctcatgtGTTTAACAGAAataggtttcttttgtttttctataatCTAATCTGTTATATATATTTCTCCACAAATAAAATCTCTAGTCTCATTTTACGCAGTAACTCTACaattaattagaaaaagagaGGCCACTCAGGGATATCAGATTGTTTACTCTTGTCCATATTCCATGACTCATGTAGGAAGATAAAGACCAAAGTCCTGATAACTCTAATCCTATATTCATCAAGTGTGAGAGGATGGAAATAATGTGATATGCTTTATGAAGTTTTTCTAATGATTAACTGAGACAAAGCATAGAAAGTGCTTCCACAGGTCGTGTTTCACTAGAAATGTGCAATAACTGTCGGTGGCAGACtgagaaaaaagatgaagaataTCCTACATGAGGACATGAACCTTGCTGACTCCTTTTCAACTTTTACAATAGGGTAATTTCAGAgagattattattaaaaataaccataaatgatttttttcttagtgaaaGATGTTCCACGATCCCAGACATTCCAACGGATCTAACGTCCAGGTCTCCGAGTTCCTCCTGATGGGGTTCCCAGGCATTCATGAGTGGCAGCActggctctccctgcccctggctctgctCTACCTCTTAGCTCTTGCTGCCAACATCCTAGTCCTCCACACCATCAAACAAGAGGCAGCACTGCACCAGCCTATGTACTATTTCCTGGGGGTCCTGGCTGTGGTAGACATGGGCCTGGCCACCAACATCACACCCAAGATTCTGGCCATCCTATGGTTCAATGCTAAAGtcatcagcctcccagagtgctttgCTCAGATGTATGTCATACATTGTTTTATGTGCATGGAGTCAGGCATCTTCGTCTGCATGGCTATAGACAGATATGTAGCCATTTGTCAACCACTACGCTATCCGTCAGTAATTACTGAATCTTTTGTGGTCAAAGCAACTGTGTTCATGGCACTCAGAAATACCCTAACTACCATCCCAGTGCCCGTGTTGGCTGCTCAGAGACACTACTGCTCACAGAACCAAATTGAGCACTGTCTGTGCTCTACTTTTGCAGTCACTAGCCTATCCTGTGATGACAGGACAATCAACAAGCTCTACCAGGTAATTCTGGTCTGGACCCTCCTGGGAAGTGACCTGGGTGGGATTATTTTATCCTATGTTTCGATACTCCAGTCTGTGCTGAAGCTGAACTCAGCAGAAGCTGCATCCAAGGCCCTAAGTACCTGCACTTCCCACCTCATCCTAATCCTATTGTTCTACACAGTCGTTGTTGTTATTTCCATCACCCATTTTGTACCAAAAACTGTTCTTCTTATCACAGTTCTACTCAATGTATTAGAAAACATCATCCCTCCTGCCCTCAACCCCATGGTGTATGCACTCAAAAACAAGGAGCTCAGACAGAGCTTACATAAGGTTCTCAAGCTAAACAGCAAAGGCAACTAACACGGACAAGGGGCTCACTTTTGTAACTTTCaacatatttattcatcatattTCCAATCATGACTACTGTCAgaagaactaaagaaaatgacACTGTGGCAGCTTTTCAGTTAGTAAATAAAGAATCTGTTATGAAAACGAAAATCCAAGAGAAAGTGGTGAAATTAAAAGTTGTTATCTTGCTTGTCAAGAAAGATCCTcataaaaaaacaacacacaatGGTGTGTGTTGTCTCAAGATACCCAAAGACAGGCCGAATGTGGAAAACACTCTGACAGTTAACACAAAAACCTGAACACAGtaaccatataacccagcaattcaaTGTCTAATCACAGCCCctgataattaaaaatagatgttACAACTAAACcttgtatatgaatgtttgtAGTAGTATTCTTAgtcaaaaaaatgggaaaaaaacctctcaaatgtccatcagctgctGAATATGTAAACAGATTGAGGCATATGCACAAAAGGGATTATTATGCATCCATTAAAAGGGATTAGATACTGATCTATGCTGTGACATGTATAAACTTGCAAAAAAATCTACTGAGTGTAAAAAG from the Manis javanica isolate MJ-LG chromosome 11, MJ_LKY, whole genome shotgun sequence genome contains:
- the LOC140844222 gene encoding olfactory receptor 56B2-like — encoded protein: MFHDPRHSNGSNVQVSEFLLMGFPGIHEWQHWLSLPLALLYLLALAANILVLHTIKQEAALHQPMYYFLGVLAVVDMGLATNITPKILAILWFNAKVISLPECFAQMYVIHCFMCMESGIFVCMAIDRYVAICQPLRYPSVITESFVVKATVFMALRNTLTTIPVPVLAAQRHYCSQNQIEHCLCSTFAVTSLSCDDRTINKLYQVILVWTLLGSDLGGIILSYVSILQSVLKLNSAEAASKALSTCTSHLILILLFYTVVVVISITHFVPKTVLLITVLLNVLENIIPPALNPMVYALKNKELRQSLHKVLKLNSKGN